The following coding sequences lie in one Anas acuta chromosome 17, bAnaAcu1.1, whole genome shotgun sequence genomic window:
- the YDJC gene encoding carbohydrate deacetylase isoform X2 has translation MVQVKLIVTGDDFGYCPRRNQGIVDCFLAGAVSNVSLLVNGSAAADAAKLARRYNIPIGLHANLSEGSPVCEVLKTNSSLLNEDGFFHGKMGFRTALSKGLLNMSEVKQELKAQVELFHELTGHLPPHMDGHQHVHVLPEVRNVFAEVLEEYGIKYTRVPIEPGLHKCDWITPSLMDFYLGVEEDSLNTVDVFTSHGIRWPDIYIGLSTMGKNMSVSTICSAIDAAVVEFTSKAPSPTHPTPRSRTVTIELMVHPGYPSVPPIGGCGEGPDDFSQSWERLHELQTLIKPELQSHYKSRNIQLCSFKDL, from the exons ATGGTTCAGGTGAAGCTCATAGTCACGGGAGATGACTTCGGCTATTGTCCTCGGAGAAACCAAGGCATTGTGGACTGTTTCCTGGCTGGAGCGGTGTCTAACGTGTCCCTGCTCGTCAACGGAAGTGCTGCAGCAGATGCAGCCAAGCTGGCAAGGAG ATACAACATCCCGATAGGACTGCATGCCAACCTCTCCGAGGGCTCCCCTGTATGTGAGGTGCTCAAGACAAACTCTTCTCTGCTCAATGAAGATGGATTTTTCCACGGGAAGATGGGATTCAGAACAGCCCTATCAAAAGGTCTCCTGAACATGTCAGAG GTGAAGCAGGAGCTAAAGGCCCAGGTGGAGCTGTTCCATGAGCTGACAGGCCACCTACCTCCTCACATGGATGGGCACCAGCACGTTCACGTCCTCCCAG AGGTCAGGAATGTATTTGCAGAGGTGTTAGAAGAATATGGGATCAAATACACACGTGTCCCAATAGAGCCAGGCCTTCATAAGTGTGACTGGATCACACCATCCCTGATGGACTTCTATCTGGGAGTAGAAGAAGATTCTCTTAACACAGTGGATGTGTTTACAAGTCATGGAATAAG GTGGCCAGACATTTACATAGGTTTGAGTACCATGGGCAAGAACATGTCCGTGAGCACCATCTGCAGTGCCATCGACGCTGCCGTTGTGGAGTTCACATCCAAGGCGCCCTCGCCCACACACCCGACGCCACGGAGCAGGACCGTAACGATTGAACTGATGGTGCATCCAGGGTACCCGAGCGTCCCGCCCATCGGCGGCTGTGGGGAAGGACCAGACGATTTCTCACAGTCCTGGGAGCGCCTGCACGAACTCCAGACATTAATTaagccagagctgcagagccATTACAAAAGCAGGAACATTCAGCTCTGTTCATTCAAAGATCTCTAA
- the YDJC gene encoding carbohydrate deacetylase isoform X1 codes for MVQVKLIVTGDDFGYCPRRNQGIVDCFLAGAVSNVSLLVNGSAAADAAKLARRYNIPIGLHANLSEGSPVCEVLKTNSSLLNEDGFFHGKMGFRTALSKGLLNMSEVKQELKAQVELFHELTGHLPPHMDGHQHVHVLPEVRNVFAEVLEEYGIKYTRVPIEPGLHKCDWITPSLMDFYLGVEEDSLNTVDVFTSHGISINICVPTSGCRWPDIYIGLSTMGKNMSVSTICSAIDAAVVEFTSKAPSPTHPTPRSRTVTIELMVHPGYPSVPPIGGCGEGPDDFSQSWERLHELQTLIKPELQSHYKSRNIQLCSFKDL; via the exons ATGGTTCAGGTGAAGCTCATAGTCACGGGAGATGACTTCGGCTATTGTCCTCGGAGAAACCAAGGCATTGTGGACTGTTTCCTGGCTGGAGCGGTGTCTAACGTGTCCCTGCTCGTCAACGGAAGTGCTGCAGCAGATGCAGCCAAGCTGGCAAGGAG ATACAACATCCCGATAGGACTGCATGCCAACCTCTCCGAGGGCTCCCCTGTATGTGAGGTGCTCAAGACAAACTCTTCTCTGCTCAATGAAGATGGATTTTTCCACGGGAAGATGGGATTCAGAACAGCCCTATCAAAAGGTCTCCTGAACATGTCAGAG GTGAAGCAGGAGCTAAAGGCCCAGGTGGAGCTGTTCCATGAGCTGACAGGCCACCTACCTCCTCACATGGATGGGCACCAGCACGTTCACGTCCTCCCAG AGGTCAGGAATGTATTTGCAGAGGTGTTAGAAGAATATGGGATCAAATACACACGTGTCCCAATAGAGCCAGGCCTTCATAAGTGTGACTGGATCACACCATCCCTGATGGACTTCTATCTGGGAGTAGAAGAAGATTCTCTTAACACAGTGGATGTGTTTACAAGTCATGGAATAAG CATTAATATCTGTGTTCCCACCTCTGGCTGCAGGTGGCCAGACATTTACATAGGTTTGAGTACCATGGGCAAGAACATGTCCGTGAGCACCATCTGCAGTGCCATCGACGCTGCCGTTGTGGAGTTCACATCCAAGGCGCCCTCGCCCACACACCCGACGCCACGGAGCAGGACCGTAACGATTGAACTGATGGTGCATCCAGGGTACCCGAGCGTCCCGCCCATCGGCGGCTGTGGGGAAGGACCAGACGATTTCTCACAGTCCTGGGAGCGCCTGCACGAACTCCAGACATTAATTaagccagagctgcagagccATTACAAAAGCAGGAACATTCAGCTCTGTTCATTCAAAGATCTCTAA